In Rhizobium glycinendophyticum, the DNA window CGAAGCGCTGTTTCTCGAGCTCGGCGCTGTCAACCAGTACTGGCTGCATTACCGGCTGCTCAACGACTGGGGCTACACGAAGCTCGCCAAGAAGGAGCGGGCTGAATCGATCGAGGAAATGCAGCACGCTGACAAGATCATCGACCGCATCATCTTCCTGGAAGGCCATCCCAATCTGCAGACCGTGGCGCCGCTGCGTATCGGCCAGAATGTCAAGGAAGTGCTGGAAGCCGATCTCGCCGGCGAGTACGACGCCCGCACTGCCTACAAAGCCTCGCGCGACATCTGTCACGCTGCCGGCGATTATGTATCCATGAAACTCTTCGAGACTCTGCTGATGGATGAAGAAGGCCACATCGACTTCCTCGAAACCCAATTGGATCTGCTCGCCAAGATTGGCGAAGAGAAATACGGCCAGCTCAATGCCGAATCAGCGGATTCTGCCGATTAACAACCTTAAGTCGGCTTGGCGCTCGCGGCCGACCCAGCTGAACACAATCACAAAAAGCCCGAAGGTTGAGAACAACCTTCGGGCTTTTTGCTGACAGCAGATAAAAAACATCCGACGTCGACGACGCTGGATGTTGCAGTTCATGCGCTTCGGTTCTGCCGGTTTGCGATGAGATCATCAACGACACCGGGATCGGCAAGCGTGGACGTATCGCCGAGTGCGCCGAAATCATCCTCAGCAATCTTACGCAGAATGCGCCGCATGATCTTGCCTGAGCGCGTCTTTGGAAGTCCAGGCGCGAACTGGATCTTGTCGGGGCTTGCAATCGGCCCGATCTCCGAGCGCACATGCTTGACCAGATCGGCGCGCAGCGTCTCGTTGCCTTCATGTCCCGACATCAACGTGACATAGCAATAGATGCCCTGGCCCTTGATGCTGTGTGGATAACCGACGACAGCGGCTTCCGACACCAAATGGTGCGAGACGAGGGCGGATTCGACTTCGGCCGTACCAAGCCGATGTCCTGAGACATTCAGCACGTCGTCCACGCGTCCCGTAATCCAGTAATAGCCGTCCTCGTCGCGACGGCAGCCGTCACCGGTAAAATACTTACCCTTGTAGGTTGAGAAGTACGTCTGGACGAAACGTTCATGGTCGCCATAGACCGAACGCGCCTGGCCGGGCCAGCTGTCGGTAATGCAAAGATTGCCGTCGGTGGCACCCTCTAGCACCTTGCCTTCGTTGTCGACCAGTTCCGGCTTCACCCCGAAGAAGGGGCGGGTTGCCGAACCGGGCTTCAGCGGCGTGGCACCCGGTAGCGGTGTGATCATGATGCCACCTGTTTCCGTTTGCCACCAGGTATCAACGACCGGCGACTTCTGTTCACCGACGACGTTGTAATACCACTCCCAGGCTTCTGGATTGATCGGTTCGCCGACGGAACCCAGGAGGCGCAGCGACGAGCGGTTCGAACGCTTGACGAACTCGTCACCGGCTCCCATCAGCGACCGGATCGCCGTCGGCGCGGTGTAGAAGATGTTCACCTTGTGCTTCTCCACCACTTCCCAGAACCGCCCCTGGTCGGGGAAGGTTGGCACGCCTTCGAACATCAGCGTCGTCGCGCAATTGGCGAGCGGCCCATAGACGATGTAGGAGTGGCCGGTTACCCAGCCGACGTCAGCCGTGCACCAGTAGATATCGCCGTCGTGATAATCGAAAACATATTCGTGTGTCATGGACGCGTAGACGAGATACCCGCCCGTGGTGTGCATCACACCCTTCGGCTTGCCCGTCGAACCCGATGTGTAGAGGATGAACAGTGGATCTTCCGCCTTCATCTTCACCGGCGGGCAATCGGCCTTCACGGTATGCACTTCCTGGTGATGCCAGAGATCGCGGCCCGGCGCCCAGCCGATCTTGCCGCCGGTGCGACGCACGACCAGTACCTTGTTGACGATGACATACTGCTTGGCTGCAATGTCGATCGCGAT includes these proteins:
- the bfr gene encoding bacterioferritin, with the translated sequence MKGDPKVIEQLNEALFLELGAVNQYWLHYRLLNDWGYTKLAKKERAESIEEMQHADKIIDRIIFLEGHPNLQTVAPLRIGQNVKEVLEADLAGEYDARTAYKASRDICHAAGDYVSMKLFETLLMDEEGHIDFLETQLDLLAKIGEEKYGQLNAESADSAD
- the acs gene encoding acetate--CoA ligase; the encoded protein is MSAKTYPVLKSAKAQALIDEDKYLKWYEESVEDPEKFWGKHGKRIDWFKPYTKVKNTSFKGKVPIKWFEDGLTNVSYNCIDRHLKTHGERTAIIWEGDNPYIDKKITYNELYEHVCRMANVLKKHGVKKGDRVTIYMPMIPEATYAMLACARIGAIHSVVFGGFSPEALAGRIVDCESTFVITCDEGVRGGKPVPLKENTDIAIDIAAKQYVIVNKVLVVRRTGGKIGWAPGRDLWHHQEVHTVKADCPPVKMKAEDPLFILYTSGSTGKPKGVMHTTGGYLVYASMTHEYVFDYHDGDIYWCTADVGWVTGHSYIVYGPLANCATTLMFEGVPTFPDQGRFWEVVEKHKVNIFYTAPTAIRSLMGAGDEFVKRSNRSSLRLLGSVGEPINPEAWEWYYNVVGEQKSPVVDTWWQTETGGIMITPLPGATPLKPGSATRPFFGVKPELVDNEGKVLEGATDGNLCITDSWPGQARSVYGDHERFVQTYFSTYKGKYFTGDGCRRDEDGYYWITGRVDDVLNVSGHRLGTAEVESALVSHHLVSEAAVVGYPHSIKGQGIYCYVTLMSGHEGNETLRADLVKHVRSEIGPIASPDKIQFAPGLPKTRSGKIMRRILRKIAEDDFGALGDTSTLADPGVVDDLIANRQNRSA